DNA from Artemia franciscana chromosome 8, ASM3288406v1, whole genome shotgun sequence:
GTATTaacgaggcattagtctggtcacTCTAGGTAGCAAATAGGTTAGTAATATGATATtgtttagactgagagatgctgtagaaaaagttttaagaCAAAAACAGTGCGGTTCTAGAAAAGGGCAATCAACCTCCCCCCACCACGGCATTTTCTCTCAAATGcttcccatcaaaattttgagatgagaattttgttaaaaatagtctgAATGTCAAATAACTATGGTTTAGGGTTTCATTACCCCTCCCCAGCCTgggctataagttatactaGTTGTCCATTGTTAATACATGGGGTATTTGatagaaggggtggtcataCAAACTTTGtaggaggctcattcgattcaaaattgaaagttagggtgctctttttaaaagttgAGTGTTCAGACGGTAATCAGTACCCACTCCCCTCTTCGTCCCCTTTTTTCACTTAatacatttgatcaaaattttgccaTATTGCCTTATAGAACCAAGCTTGGTTTGGCTCGACTCCTAAAGTGCTTATATCTATAATGTGGTGTTTtatttccgtaaaaaaaaacaacattgtatTTCTTAGTTTAGGACCACCAAATTTATTActtaaattgcaaaaatatttatggtgtctgagtaataattttaatttttgaattaaatattgaaaaacacctgaaaataataaattaattttatattaaagaacGAACTATAGCCATTAGTAATGCCAAATTGAATCACAATGAAGCTAATTTTCATAAGAAGTATCGAAGAGTGTGGAAATGAGTTTCTTTTGCTCGATTTGTTTAAATGAACTGAAGGATCCTCTTCGGATTTCAGAATGTAAGCATGTATTTTGTGGTTATTGCATTAAGGAATGGCTACAAGTAAACGCCTCATGTCCAATGGATGGAAAAGCTGTAGTTATCAAAGATTTGTCTACTTTATATTCATATAGTGACGAGAGACCAACATCACCGATAATTGAAAATCTCTTAGAAAGCAACGGAATTTATTTTCACCCCAATCGAATTTGGAACAGGAGCTGCTCCTCTGGAAAACCAGCAAAATGTACAGCCTTACATTGTGCTGCTAGAAaaggcaatttggagatttgtcaactactagtttcaaaaggtGCCATTATAGATGCCTTAGATTCGGACAATAGGACAGCTTTACATTTTGCTGCTTCGGaaggcaatttggagatttgtcaactactagtttcaaaaggtGCCACTGTAGATGCCTTAGATTCCGACAATTGGACAGCCTTACACTTTGCTGCTTCTAAAGGCAATTTAgagatttgtcaactactagtttcaaaaggCACCATTATAGATACCGTAGATTCGGACAATTGGACAGCCTTGTTTTACGCAGTGGCCATGAATCAGCTACACGTGATTGAATATCTATTAGAGAAAGGGGCCAACCCAAATGCAAAGGATCATAAGCGCATAACAGTCTTACATGAAGCTGCTTTCAaaggcaatttggagatttgtgaactactagtttcaaaaggtGCCATTATAGATGCATTAGATTAGGAAAATAGGACAGCCTTACATTTGGCTGCTTCGAaaggcaatttggagatttgtcaactactagtttcaaaaggttaaaagtaaagatcaccatctagtagtgtctaaggttaatttaaagctgaaatttcggaagagtaactccctcccggaaagttatgatgttggtagacttcaggatgaaaattttagaaaaaaaattccaggaacagttgagtactaaacttgagggtttaaaatttgacaatgtggaagatggatggaataatttcagaaaaacaatttgtgaagttgctgatggtgtcctagggaagagtgctaagacagcaactaggaatattagtgaaaaagctttaggtttaatagagagtagaaggggtttgtataagaattatctgagcgataggtcgtatgaaaacaaaaggaatgtaaagaaagtggagaaagcattaaaatatgaactaaggggatgtgaaatggaggcgatggataaaattgctgaggatctggaagatgcggctagacggcataatagtaaaatattatactggcatgttaataaattgaaagggagtagccgatccggactagtcccagttaaagatagaaatggggccacaattagtgataaggaaaaagttaaagaaagatgggtggaacattttgagaatgtgctaaaccgagatacagttgcaggaaaagatatagatgaaaatgaaaaagtttgtgataccttggatgtgaaggaagatttgtttagtgaggaagatttagcgacagtactagaaggattaaaaaataataaggccccaggtgctgatagtatgattaatgagttccttaaatatggtggctctgaggttaggaataagctactgaagattatgaacatgatttttgaaaaaggggaagtacccaatgattttaggaaaaccttaattaaaccactgtataagaaaggtgacaagagtgaatgtcgtaattatcgaggcattagtctggtctctgtaggtagcaaattactgagtaatatgattatttttagactgagacatgctgtagacaaagttttaagggaagaacaatgcggttttagaaaaggtagaggatgtgtcgaccatgttttcactcttaggttaataattgagaagtcccttcgttgtcaaacacctttggtccttagttttatcgattatgagcaagctttcgattctgttgatagaacagcgttaacaaaggtcttatcgttatatggtataccagaaaaatacattaaagtgatttgcgctatgtacgagaataatactgctgcggttaaggtaggaaatgaggttagcaactggttttgtattacatcaggagttaagcagggttgtgttctatccccctttatatggatcattttgatggacttcgtcttaaggagcacaggaaaggcaattggagaccatggaatcaaatggggaggaagaacgctcctggacttagattatgctgatgatttaagcatattagatgaaagtgtgagcaaaatgaatgaatttttagaggttttacgagttcagggtgctaaaataggtttgaaaattaatgttaagaagactaagtcactaaggctaggaataagtgaagatgaacaggtgaccttaggtaacgaaaagattgatcaggttgggagcttcagttaccttggtagtattattagtaaagatggtgggagcagtgaagatgttaaaagtagaatagctaaagctcagggtgttttttcacagttaaaaaaagtttggaagaatagaaagataagcctacaaaccaagattagaatattggaagctacagtgatgacagtggtcaaatatggctctgaagcatggacactccgaaaagcagatgaaaatttactagatgttttccagagaaattgcctacggatt
Protein-coding regions in this window:
- the LOC136030697 gene encoding 26S proteasome non-ATPase regulatory subunit 10-like, which produces MSFFCSICLNELKDPLRISECKHVFCGYCIKEWLQVNASCPMDGKAVVIKDLSTLYSYSDERPTSPIIENLLESNGIYFHPNRIWNRSCSSGKPAKCTALHCAARKGNLEICQLLVSKGAIIDALDSDNRTALHFAASEGNLEICQLLVSKGATVDALDSDNWTALHFAASKGNLEICQLLVSKGTIIDTVDSDNWTALFYAVAMNQLHVIEYLLEKGANPNAKDHKRITVLHEAAFKGNLEICELLVSKGAIIDALD